The Polaribacter tangerinus genome has a segment encoding these proteins:
- the tig gene encoding trigger factor, producing the protein MNITKENIDALNAVVKVDIVAEDYQEKVDKLLTDYHKKADIPGFRKGHVPMGMIKKQYGKSIMIDEVNKLLQESLNKFLTEEKLDILGNPLPRIKDDFNWDADKFSFEFELGLAPEFTVDLKSKKKVTAYNIIATDDLLEEEVKNIQKRYGKMSSLDEATREANITGTFVNEEKEINKKGTFLVSDLKGKKNEKLVLGAKVGDVLTLETKKLFEDENKLQHLLGVSEEDVKGLDIKVTFTIEEITKTDPADLDQELFDKLFSDGSVKSVSELKEKIKEDAEKQFNQQGDQQLLNAVTEHLVENTKFDLPADFLKKWLQTAGEKPLTAEEAAAEFERSEKGLRYQLIEGKIMKDNDIKIDYKELVDYAKGFIRTQMAQFGNMNPEEKELDDIAGRILQNQDEAQKLQSQLISQKLLTFYKENMTFKSKEVSYEDFVKEVYK; encoded by the coding sequence ATGAATATTACAAAAGAGAACATAGATGCGTTAAACGCAGTGGTAAAAGTTGATATTGTTGCAGAAGACTATCAAGAAAAAGTAGATAAGTTACTTACAGATTACCATAAAAAAGCAGATATTCCTGGTTTTAGAAAAGGGCATGTTCCAATGGGAATGATAAAAAAGCAATACGGAAAATCAATTATGATAGACGAAGTAAATAAGCTTTTACAAGAATCTTTAAATAAGTTTTTAACAGAAGAAAAGTTAGATATCTTAGGAAATCCGTTACCAAGAATTAAAGACGATTTTAACTGGGATGCCGATAAATTTTCTTTTGAATTTGAATTAGGTCTTGCTCCAGAATTTACCGTAGATTTAAAGTCTAAGAAAAAAGTTACAGCATACAATATTATTGCAACCGACGATTTACTCGAGGAAGAGGTAAAAAATATTCAGAAGCGTTACGGTAAAATGTCTAGTTTAGATGAAGCAACTAGAGAGGCAAATATTACAGGAACTTTTGTAAATGAAGAAAAAGAAATTAATAAAAAAGGTACTTTTTTAGTAAGCGATTTAAAAGGTAAAAAGAACGAGAAGTTAGTATTAGGTGCAAAAGTTGGCGATGTATTAACTTTAGAAACAAAAAAACTTTTTGAAGACGAAAATAAGTTGCAACACCTTTTAGGAGTTTCTGAAGAAGATGTAAAAGGGTTAGACATTAAAGTTACTTTTACAATCGAAGAAATTACCAAAACAGACCCTGCAGATTTAGACCAGGAACTGTTCGATAAATTATTTTCTGATGGAAGTGTAAAATCAGTTTCTGAGTTAAAAGAAAAGATTAAAGAAGATGCAGAAAAGCAATTTAATCAGCAAGGAGATCAGCAATTATTAAACGCTGTTACAGAACATTTGGTAGAAAATACAAAGTTTGATTTACCGGCAGATTTTTTAAAAAAATGGTTACAAACAGCAGGAGAAAAACCATTAACAGCAGAAGAGGCAGCTGCAGAATTTGAAAGATCAGAAAAAGGATTGCGTTATCAACTTATAGAAGGTAAGATTATGAAAGATAACGACATCAAAATAGATTATAAAGAATTGGTAGATTATGCCAAAGGATTTATTAGAACTCAAATGGCACAATTTGGTAATATGAATCCAGAAGAAAAAGAGTTGGATGATATTGCTGGCAGAATTTTACAAAATCAAGACGAAGCACAAAAATTACAATCTCAATTAATTAGTCAAAAATTATTGACTTTTTATAAGGAAAATATGACTTTTAAGTCGAAAGAAGTTTCTTATGAAGATTTTGTAAAAGAAGTATATAAATAA